The Neoarius graeffei isolate fNeoGra1 chromosome 7, fNeoGra1.pri, whole genome shotgun sequence genome includes a region encoding these proteins:
- the sfxn5a gene encoding sideroflexin-5a, whose amino-acid sequence MSECTLYPQFRLGESRFDQGSFYGRLRHFLDVIDPRMLFVSESRLNESVKLLEQFKECTLPASVTNAQLWEAQKVKQAIFHPDTGEKIPMPFRMSGYIPFGTPVVVGLLLPNQTLASTIFWQWLNQSHNACVNYCNRNASKSTGMSQFFQGYLGAVSSAVTIAVGLNVLIRKAEHFSPATWLLVQRFIPFPAVASANVCNVLLMRHSELSEGISVLDEHGNIVATSKLAARRAVLETAVTRVVLPMPILVLPPMLMAMLERLPLLKTHPRLVLPVHSLVCLCAFGLALPLAISLFPQNSQIHVSQLEPEISAAIECKFLTYNKGL is encoded by the exons ATGTCCGAGTGCACACTGTATCCTCAGTTTAGACTTGGAGAGTCGCGGTTTGATCAG GGGTCCTTTTATGGGAGGTTAAGACATTTCCTGGATGTGATTGACCCTCGCATGCTCTTTGTATCAGAG AGTCGTCTGAATGAAAGTGTGAAACTCTTAGAACAATTTAAAGAATGCACTCTTCCTGCAAGTGTGACAAATGCACAG CTTTGGGAGGCTCAGAAGGTAAAACAG GCCATCTTCCATCCAGACACTGGAGAGAAGATCCCCATGCCCTTTCGCATGTCAG gTTATATCCCCTTTGGTACaccagtg GTTGTGGGTCTCCTACTTCCCAATCAGACCCTGGCCTCGACTATTTTCTGGCAG TGGCTGAACCAAAGCCATAATGCTTGTGTGAACTACTGCAATCGCAACGCATCTAAG TCTACAGGGATGTCACAATTCTTCCAGGGATACTTGGGTGCAGTCAGCAGTGCAGTTACCATCGCA GTGGGACTGAATGTTCTGATTCGAAAAGCTGAGCATTTCAGCCCAGCCACATGGCTTCTGGTCCAAAGGTTCATCCCTTTTCCTGCTGTTG CGAGTGCCAATGTGTGTAATGTGTTGCTGATGCGTCATAGTGAGCTGTCTGAAGGCATCAGTGTGTTGGATGAGCACGGTAACATAGTGGCCACCTCTAAGCTGGCAGCCAGGCGT GCTGTGTTGGAGACAGCGGTGACCCGTGTAGTCCTGCCCATGCCTATCCTGGTGCTGCCACCCATGCTGATGGCTATGCTGGAGAG acTCCCCTTACTGAAGACACACCCTCGCCTTGTGCTGCCTGTACACAGCTTGGTGTGTCTCTGTGCATTCGGCCTGGCTCTGCCCCTTGCCATCAGTCTGTTCCCCCAGAATAGTCAG ATTCATGTATCTCAGCTTGAGCCAGAGATCTCTGCAGCAATTGAATGCAAGTTCCTGACCTACAACAAAGGCCTTTAA